A genomic window from Glycine max cultivar Williams 82 chromosome 17, Glycine_max_v4.0, whole genome shotgun sequence includes:
- the LOC100818861 gene encoding UDP-glucuronate 4-epimerase 1 yields the protein MPSLEEELFPSTPGKFKIERSHHMNRQLYRCFASTSTMFLWALFLIALTASYLSFQGFVDSGSRYLTASWGGIQWEKQVRTSAQIHRQGGMSVLVTGAAGFVGSHVSLALKRRGDGVVGLDNFNDYYDPSLKKARKSLLATHDVFIVEGDVNDAKLLAKLFDVVAFTHVMHLAAQAGVRYAMENPHSYVHSNIAGLVTLLEACKTANPQPAIVWASSSSVYGLNEKVPFSESDQTDQPASLYAATKKAGEEITHTYNHIYGLSITGLRFFTVYGPWGRPDMAYFSFTRNILQGKPITVYRGKNHVDLARDFTYIDDIVKGCVGSLDTSAKSTGSGGKKRGPAPYRIFNLGNTSPVTVPTLVSILERHLKVKAKRNIVDMPGNGDVPFTHANISSARRELGYKPTTDLQTGLKKFVKWYLSYYGYNHGKPVN from the coding sequence atgccGTCATTAGAGGAGGAACTCTTCCCATCAACCCCAGGAAAGTTCAAGATCGAGCGGTCCCACCACATGAACCGCCAACTCTATCGCTGTTTCGCCTCCACCAGCACCATGTTCCTGTGGGCCCTCTTCTTAATCGCCCTCACCGCTTCCTATCTCAGCTTCCAAGGCTTCGTCGATTCCGGCAGCCGCTACCTCACCGCCTCCTGGGGCGGGATCCAGTGGGAGAAGCAGGTCCGCACCTCCGCCCAGATCCACCGTCAAGGCGGCATGTCCGTCCTCGTCACCGGCGCAGCCGGCTTCGTCGGCTCCCACGTCTCCCTCGCCTTAAAACGACGCGGAGACGGCGTCGTCGGACTCGACAACTTCAACGACTACTACGATCCGTCCCTCAAAAAAGCCCGCAAGTCCCTCCTCGCCACGCACGACGTCTTCATCGTCGAAGGCGATGTCAACGACGCGAAACTCTTGGCGAAGCTCTTCGATGTGGTTGCTTTCACTCACGTGATGCACCTCGCGGCGCAGGCTGGGGTTCGCTACGCCATGGAGAATCCCCACTCGTACGTCCACAGCAACATCGCGGGCCTCGTCACGCTTCTCGAGGCCTGCAAAACCGCGAACCCTCAGCCCGCTATCGTCTGGGCCTCGTCCAGCTCCGTCTACGGGCTCAACGAGAAGGTTCCCTTTTCCGAATCGGACCAGACCGACCAGCCCGCTAGTCTCTACGCCGCAACGAAAAAGGCCGGTGAGGAAATCACTCACACCTACAATCACATCTACGGTTTATCCATCACCGGTTTGAGATTCTTCACCGTGTACGGACCCTGGGGGAGACCCGACATGGCTTATTTCTCTTTCACCAGGAACATCTTACAAGGGAAACCTATTACCGTTTACCGCGGTAAAAACCATGTCGACCTGGCTAGGGATTTCACCTACATTGATGATATTGTGAAGGGTTGCGTCGGGTCGTTGGATACTTCGGCTAAGAGTACCGGGTCGGGTGGGAAGAAGCGTGGACCCGCTCCGTATAGAATATTTAACCTGGGGAATACTTCGCCGGTTACTGTTCCTACTCTTGTGAGTATATTGGAGCGGCATTTGAAGGTGAAGGCGAAGAGGAATATTGTGGACATGCCTGGAAACGGTGACGTTCCGTTTACTCACGCGAATATTAGTTCGGCCCGGAGAGAGCTCGGGTACAAGCCCACGACCGATTTGCAAACCGGGTTGAAGAAGTTCGTCAAGTGGTATCTTTCCTATTACGGCTACAATCACGGCAAACctgtaaattaa